Proteins encoded in a region of the Acidobacteriota bacterium genome:
- a CDS encoding TonB family protein: protein MPREMFSDVTDPSVKLGTKQWYTVPLSILVHTILLGAMVIVPLLASDLLPTPQSVMAFVAVPPPPPPPPPPPPPPSAPAPPTPQVDVNPAAAPLEAPPEVKPEPPPRPSTGSFGVVGGVAGGIPGGTMGGVVGGIPAPPPPPQAPVRVGGNIKPPTKIKDVLPIYPPIAQSARVSGVVIIEATIGVDGSVTDARVIRPVALLDQAALDAVRQWKFSPTTLNGVAVPVIMTVTVNFTLR from the coding sequence GTGCCGCGTGAAATGTTCAGCGACGTGACCGACCCGTCAGTGAAATTAGGAACGAAGCAGTGGTACACCGTGCCGCTCTCGATCCTGGTTCACACGATCCTGCTCGGCGCCATGGTGATTGTGCCGCTGCTGGCGTCTGACCTTTTGCCCACGCCGCAGTCGGTGATGGCGTTTGTGGCGGTGCCCCCGCCGCCGCCCCCGCCGCCTCCGCCGCCCCCGCCACCTTCTGCCCCGGCGCCACCGACCCCACAGGTTGATGTGAATCCCGCGGCTGCGCCCCTGGAAGCCCCGCCTGAAGTGAAGCCCGAGCCGCCACCTCGCCCGTCTACGGGCTCGTTCGGTGTCGTGGGTGGTGTGGCGGGCGGTATTCCCGGCGGCACCATGGGCGGCGTCGTGGGCGGCATTCCCGCCCCCCCTCCTCCGCCTCAGGCGCCCGTACGCGTGGGCGGCAACATCAAGCCGCCGACCAAGATCAAGGACGTGCTGCCGATTTATCCGCCAATTGCGCAGTCCGCGCGAGTGTCGGGTGTGGTCATCATCGAAGCCACGATTGGTGTTGACGGCAGCGTGACGGATGCGCGCGTCATTCGTCCGGTGGCGCTGCTCGATCAGGCGGCGCTTGATGCCGTGAGGCAGTGGAAGTTCTCGCCGACCACGCTCAATGGCGTGGCGGTGCCGGTCATCATGACGGTCACGGTGAACTTCACTCTGCGGTAG
- a CDS encoding DUF502 domain-containing protein, with amino-acid sequence MQWLRRSFITGFFVTVPLVVSVAAIVWMFRVVDGLTHGMYARWLGTQAHPPGLGLVTTAIVVLGIGALATNVIGRRVLGRGEAFLMQVPVFRTVYAPVKQLIVAFSPDNESGFKRVVLVEQEARGFALGFLTKEFTLDRGKGPEPVYAVYVPTNHLYLGDVIVCRPAQVLFPDMTVEQGVRVFLTGGMGLPAKIRAHAHSVLDTGGESGR; translated from the coding sequence ATGCAGTGGCTGCGACGGTCGTTCATCACCGGTTTTTTTGTGACGGTCCCGCTCGTGGTGTCGGTGGCCGCCATCGTCTGGATGTTCCGTGTGGTGGATGGCCTGACCCATGGCATGTACGCGCGGTGGCTCGGGACCCAGGCGCATCCCCCCGGTCTGGGGTTGGTGACGACGGCGATTGTGGTGTTGGGGATTGGCGCGTTGGCCACAAACGTGATCGGGCGGCGCGTGCTGGGCCGGGGCGAGGCGTTTCTGATGCAGGTGCCGGTGTTTCGCACCGTGTACGCGCCGGTGAAGCAATTGATTGTGGCGTTTTCGCCCGACAACGAGTCGGGCTTCAAACGCGTGGTGCTGGTGGAGCAGGAGGCGCGCGGCTTTGCGCTGGGATTTCTGACGAAAGAGTTCACCCTGGACCGCGGCAAAGGGCCCGAGCCCGTGTATGCGGTGTATGTGCCCACCAACCATTTGTATCTGGGCGACGTCATTGTCTGCCGACCGGCCCAGGTGTTGTTCCCCGATATGACCGTGGAGCAGGGTGTGCGGGTTTTTCTGACCGGAGGGATGGGGTTACCCGCAAAGATCAGGGCCCATGCGCATTCGGTACTCGACACCGGGGGCGAGTCCGGGAGATGA
- the uppP gene encoding undecaprenyl-diphosphatase UppP, producing the protein MTLFEGAVLGVVQGLTEFLPISSSAHLILARAVFGWDAGELNLAFDVACHLGTLVAVIAFFTRDISAMFASIPRAFTRHPDAAARRIWLLAAAMLPIIIVGLTMSDYVEMARDQPRLTAIALMAGAGLLFLVERLSARTGTEANLTLVGAVLIGVAQVMALVPGVSRSGATITAGMLLGLSRLASARFTFLLSVPAIGAAAAHEGLKLRDVVLTGHDWALFGVGFVASGVVGYLAVSYLLKFLVSHRLDVFAWYRIAVAVAILIWL; encoded by the coding sequence ATGACGCTCTTCGAGGGGGCGGTGCTCGGCGTGGTGCAGGGACTGACCGAGTTCCTGCCCATCTCGAGTTCCGCCCACCTCATCCTCGCGCGCGCCGTCTTTGGATGGGACGCCGGCGAACTCAATCTCGCATTCGACGTGGCGTGCCATCTGGGCACTCTGGTGGCGGTCATCGCGTTTTTCACCCGTGATATTTCCGCCATGTTCGCGTCCATCCCCAGGGCTTTCACCCGGCACCCTGACGCCGCCGCACGCCGCATCTGGCTGCTGGCGGCCGCGATGCTCCCCATCATCATCGTGGGATTGACGATGAGTGACTATGTAGAGATGGCGCGCGACCAGCCGCGGTTGACGGCCATCGCCCTGATGGCTGGGGCTGGCCTGCTCTTTCTGGTGGAGCGGCTCTCAGCGCGCACGGGGACAGAAGCCAACCTGACCCTTGTTGGCGCTGTGCTCATCGGTGTGGCGCAGGTGATGGCTCTGGTGCCCGGGGTGTCACGGTCCGGGGCCACGATCACGGCCGGCATGTTGCTGGGCCTCAGCCGGCTGGCCTCGGCGCGATTCACGTTCCTGCTGAGCGTGCCCGCGATTGGTGCGGCCGCGGCCCATGAGGGGCTCAAATTGCGGGATGTGGTGTTGACCGGGCACGATTGGGCGCTGTTCGGCGTCGGGTTCGTCGCGTCCGGCGTGGTGGGCTATCTGGCGGTGAGCTACCTGCTGAAGTTCCTGGTCAGTCACCGGCTTGATGTCTTCGCCTGGTACCGCATTGCGGTGGCCGTGGCCATTCTCATCTGGCTCTGA
- the secF gene encoding protein translocase subunit SecF, which translates to MQILGSTNFNFIKWRWHAIAVSAVIIVAGLGQIIAQGGPKLGVDFSGGTALVLKFDQPVTEDAVRDALASMPGAKTVQRFGQPSENQVLVRLPQLVAVEEGTTLDDAAEQVDALIRKAGIGAFSRQSTEIVGPVVGQDLQRKGIYSTLTAIAGIMIYIGFRFRFTFAFGAIVATLHDVVVTLVFLNWFGYELSLNIVAALLTMTGYSVNDTIVVFDRVRENARMLRKDNLEVQVNTSVNQTLSRTVITAGTTFLAVFGLYMFGGEVLEGFAFTLLVGIISGTYSTVFIAAAIAILLTKKTPAPATTGASRARAKA; encoded by the coding sequence ATGCAGATTCTTGGATCGACCAACTTCAACTTCATTAAATGGCGGTGGCACGCGATTGCCGTCTCAGCCGTCATCATCGTCGCCGGCCTGGGCCAGATTATCGCGCAGGGGGGGCCCAAGCTGGGCGTCGACTTCTCTGGCGGCACGGCCCTGGTCCTCAAGTTCGACCAACCGGTCACCGAAGACGCAGTACGGGACGCGCTGGCGAGCATGCCGGGTGCCAAAACCGTTCAGCGTTTTGGTCAGCCTTCCGAAAACCAGGTCCTCGTCCGGTTGCCGCAGTTGGTTGCGGTTGAGGAAGGCACCACGCTTGATGACGCGGCTGAACAGGTCGATGCGCTGATTCGCAAAGCCGGAATCGGCGCGTTCAGCAGGCAGAGCACGGAAATCGTCGGCCCGGTCGTCGGCCAGGATTTGCAGCGCAAAGGGATCTATTCGACGTTGACGGCCATCGCCGGAATCATGATCTACATCGGATTCCGGTTCCGATTTACGTTCGCGTTTGGCGCCATTGTCGCGACCTTGCACGACGTCGTCGTGACCCTGGTCTTTCTCAACTGGTTCGGCTACGAGCTTTCGCTCAATATCGTGGCGGCGTTGCTGACCATGACCGGCTACTCGGTGAATGACACCATCGTGGTCTTCGACCGCGTGCGTGAAAACGCCCGCATGCTGCGCAAGGACAACCTGGAAGTGCAGGTGAACACCAGCGTCAACCAGACCCTGTCGCGCACGGTCATCACCGCCGGCACGACGTTCCTGGCCGTCTTCGGCCTCTACATGTTTGGCGGCGAGGTCCTCGAAGGGTTTGCCTTCACCCTTCTGGTGGGCATCATCAGCGGCACCTACTCGACGGTTTTCATCGCGGCCGCGATTGCGATCCTGTTGACGAAGAAGACCCCCGCGCCAGCGACGACCGGGGCGAGCCGGGCGCGCGCCAAGGCGTAG